GCGCGAGTCTGGGCGGCGTGTGGGCCGCGGTCCGCGCCGGGCTGGGACTGACCTTGCGCACGCCGGCCGGCCTGCCCGAATCGCTGACGCTACTGCCGCCGGGGGCAGGCGGCCTGCCGCTGATGCCGGTGCTGGGCCTGAACCTGCATCGCGCCGACGCAGAGCCGGCACCGGCGGTGGCGCGCCTGGCGGAGATCCTGCAGCAGCGCCTGCACGAGGCGCGCGTGGCGCACGCCGATCCGGGGTGAGCCCGTACCGCAGTACGGCGCACGAGCGGCCAGCACCGCGCCTGCGCGCAAACGACAATGCGGCCTAAGCAGCCACCGGCACCTCGGCAGGCCTGCGCTGCAGGCGTTCGCGCAGGCGCAGGAACGGCTGCTCCACCGCGTAGTGCAGCAGCGCGGCGGCCAGCAGCGCCATGCCCGCATACGTTGCGAACGCGAGCAACCCGCGCCCGTCGAGCACGGCGCCGAACCAGACCTGGGTGAGATGGAACACGGCCTTGTGGGTCAGGTACAGGCTGTAGGAGATCGCCGCCAGCCAGGCCGCGCCCGGCACCGCGCGGCGGCCGAGCACGCCGTGCAGCGAGGCGCCGGCGCAGACCAGCAGCGCCAGCCCCAGCGACAGCAGCGGCCAGCCGATCGCGTTGCCGAGCAGGCCGGTGCGTTCGCGGAACAGCCACATCGCCGACGCGCAGACCACCAACCCGGCCAGCGCCACCGCGTTCGCGTGGCGCTGCAGCCGCTGCCAGTGCTGCGGCCGGAACACCTTGAGCACGGCCAGCACCACACCGGCCAGCAGGCCGTCGAGCCGGTTCCAGGTCGGGTAGTAGAGGTCCTCGATGAACCAGTTGCGTTGCAGCCCGTCGCCGACGCGGTCCAGCGCGCTGTCGTGCAGCCAGGTCGC
This sequence is a window from Xanthomonas sp. CFBP 8443. Protein-coding genes within it:
- a CDS encoding acyltransferase; this encodes MRYPGLDLLRALAIVWVMLFHSFVVGGLGPDWAWLSRYGWMGVDLFFVLSGFLIGGQVLAPLARGAPLRYGDFYLRRAFRILPAFAVVLALYLAWPGFREAPGIAPWWMFASFTLNLGIDYGNQQAFSHAWSLCVEEHFYLVFPLLAALSMRRPSAPRFVALCSAVVLAGIALRTATWLHDSALDRVGDGLQRNWFIEDLYYPTWNRLDGLLAGVVLAVLKVFRPQHWQRLQRHANAVALAGLVVCASAMWLFRERTGLLGNAIGWPLLSLGLALLVCAGASLHGVLGRRAVPGAAWLAAISYSLYLTHKAVFHLTQVWFGAVLDGRGLLAFATYAGMALLAAALLHYAVEQPFLRLRERLQRRPAEVPVAA